One region of Flavobacterium sp. GSB-24 genomic DNA includes:
- a CDS encoding alpha/beta hydrolase has product MKTNLKTIVTTSFAIFLLAVSTVFAQSQRKPASLGREEYIEVEKNVKLHVTDLGEGKPVVLIHGWPLSDAMYEYQYAELIQKGYRVIGITLRGFGLSDKPGGAYNYDVYADDIKVILDKLKIEGATIGGFSMGGATVIHYVAKYNAAHVSKLALFGAAAPLWTKRADFNYGFWTKEDVNGLIALNNTNRPQLFENFGKIFPANETSVSAGQGAWLGTIQAQASPYAMGESMKALRDTDLREDLKKIKIPTLILHGTQDKICSYELAEQMHKSIANSTLVPFEKSGHALFIEELPKFNAELIKFIK; this is encoded by the coding sequence ATGAAAACCAATTTAAAAACAATCGTAACAACAAGCTTCGCCATTTTTTTATTAGCTGTATCAACAGTATTTGCTCAAAGTCAAAGAAAACCGGCAAGTTTAGGAAGAGAAGAATATATTGAAGTAGAGAAAAATGTAAAACTGCATGTAACGGATTTAGGAGAAGGAAAACCAGTAGTACTGATTCACGGATGGCCATTAAGTGATGCTATGTATGAATACCAATATGCAGAACTTATCCAGAAAGGATATCGCGTTATCGGAATTACTTTAAGAGGTTTTGGATTATCAGACAAACCGGGTGGTGCGTACAACTATGATGTTTATGCAGATGATATCAAAGTAATCCTAGACAAACTTAAAATTGAAGGAGCAACAATCGGCGGATTCTCTATGGGAGGCGCAACAGTGATTCATTATGTTGCCAAATACAATGCAGCCCACGTTTCAAAACTGGCTTTGTTTGGTGCAGCAGCTCCATTATGGACAAAAAGAGCAGATTTTAACTACGGTTTCTGGACAAAAGAAGATGTAAACGGTCTTATTGCCCTTAATAATACTAACAGACCACAATTATTTGAGAATTTCGGAAAAATATTCCCAGCAAATGAAACAAGCGTATCGGCAGGACAAGGTGCATGGTTAGGAACTATTCAGGCACAGGCATCTCCATATGCAATGGGAGAATCTATGAAAGCACTTCGTGATACAGATTTAAGAGAAGATTTGAAAAAAATCAAAATACCAACTCTTATACTTCACGGAACACAGGACAAAATTTGTTCTTACGAATTAGCTGAACAAATGCACAAATCAATTGCCAATTCAACTTTGGTTCCATTCGAGAAAAGCGGTCATGCCTTGTTTATCGAAGAGCTTCCAAAATTTAATGCTGAATTGATCAAATTCATAAAATAA
- a CDS encoding RidA family protein, with amino-acid sequence MKNIVTLALVLLSFNLSAQTPEQKLSQLGIQLPQIPESLGSYVDMVKVGNMVFLSGRGPLKADGKYIAGKVGSSLTTEEGYQAARLTAINQLAVLKRAFGSLNKIKRIVKVNGYVNTAESFTDQSKVMNGFSDLLIEVFGEKGRHARTSVGVYTLPQNMVIEAEMIVEME; translated from the coding sequence ATGAAAAATATAGTAACACTTGCATTAGTACTATTGAGTTTTAATTTATCAGCACAAACTCCAGAGCAAAAGCTAAGTCAATTAGGAATTCAATTGCCGCAAATACCAGAATCATTAGGAAGTTATGTGGATATGGTAAAAGTTGGAAACATGGTTTTCCTGTCGGGAAGAGGACCGCTTAAAGCAGACGGGAAATACATTGCTGGAAAAGTCGGGAGCAGTCTCACCACCGAAGAAGGTTATCAGGCCGCCAGGCTGACAGCCATAAATCAGCTGGCGGTACTTAAACGTGCTTTTGGAAGTCTGAACAAAATAAAACGCATAGTAAAAGTAAATGGTTATGTAAATACCGCGGAGTCTTTTACTGACCAATCAAAAGTAATGAATGGTTTTTCTGATTTATTAATTGAAGTGTTTGGCGAGAAGGGCAGGCATGCGCGTACTTCTGTGGGTGTATATACACTTCCGCAAAACATGGTAATTGAAGCAGAAATGATTGTTGAAATGGAATAA
- a CDS encoding TetR/AcrR family transcriptional regulator: MMTKAEKTKQFILETAVPLYNEKGISGVNIDDVLEATKLTKGCLYGHFENKEDLSDQVIDLSLKMVSDRIRAAVYGSKTMKGKIHAFLDFYKNPINTYISGGCPIFNTAVEADDNYPFIREKVAKVFKKGQQELTALLQEGINNGEFSAKLDPVVFAFKLVASVEGGIVMCRVMQTAKPMQGLVKSLKSELEQYVI; the protein is encoded by the coding sequence ATGATGACTAAGGCCGAAAAAACAAAACAATTCATATTAGAAACTGCGGTTCCTCTTTATAATGAAAAGGGCATTTCGGGAGTTAACATTGATGATGTTCTTGAGGCGACCAAGCTTACCAAAGGATGTTTATATGGTCATTTTGAAAATAAAGAAGATTTGTCTGACCAAGTAATTGACTTATCTCTTAAGATGGTTTCTGATAGAATAAGAGCTGCTGTTTACGGCTCAAAGACAATGAAGGGCAAAATACATGCCTTTTTAGATTTTTATAAAAACCCCATTAATACCTATATTTCAGGCGGATGCCCGATATTTAATACTGCAGTAGAGGCAGATGATAATTATCCCTTTATAAGAGAAAAAGTGGCTAAAGTATTTAAAAAAGGTCAACAGGAATTAACCGCTCTGCTTCAAGAAGGAATTAATAACGGAGAATTTTCTGCCAAACTAGATCCCGTTGTTTTTGCTTTTAAATTGGTAGCTTCTGTTGAAGGGGGAATAGTAATGTGCAGAGTTATGCAGACTGCAAAACCAATGCAGGGTTTAGTAAAGAGTCTAAAGTCTGAATTAGAACAATACGTCATCTAA
- a CDS encoding NADP-dependent oxidoreductase has protein sequence MKAFVINKYSKKQSLHRVELSLPDVKENDILVEIHAAGVNLLDSKIKTGEFKLILPYKLPLILGHDVAGIVVKTGKNVKKFKTGDQIYARVSDYRIGTFAQFIAIDEKDAALKPTNLSMEEAASIPLVGLTSWQVLVERAGVKSGQKVFIQAGSGGVGTFAIQLAKHLGAVVATTAGAQSTGLLKKLGADIVIDYKNSDFEKILSDYDAVLNSQDQKTLEKSLRILKPGGKLISISGPPTPVFAKEIKAPWFVKIVLSLLSSSIRKKAKHKNVDYSFLFMKADGEQLSEITKLIESGVIKPIVDKIFPFEKTNDALSYVESGRAKGKVVIKIK, from the coding sequence ATGAAAGCATTTGTAATTAATAAATACAGTAAAAAGCAAAGTCTGCATCGTGTAGAACTTTCTTTACCAGATGTAAAAGAAAATGATATATTGGTCGAAATCCATGCGGCAGGTGTCAATCTTTTAGACTCTAAAATAAAAACAGGAGAATTTAAACTCATTCTACCCTATAAACTGCCGCTCATTTTAGGTCATGATGTGGCAGGAATAGTTGTAAAAACAGGAAAGAATGTAAAAAAGTTTAAAACTGGGGACCAGATCTATGCGAGAGTCTCAGATTACCGAATAGGTACGTTTGCCCAGTTTATTGCCATTGACGAAAAAGATGCCGCCCTGAAACCTACAAATCTTTCGATGGAAGAAGCTGCATCTATTCCGCTGGTAGGGCTTACATCGTGGCAGGTTTTGGTTGAAAGAGCTGGAGTAAAATCAGGTCAAAAAGTGTTTATACAGGCGGGATCTGGTGGAGTTGGAACTTTTGCTATTCAGCTGGCCAAACATTTGGGTGCTGTAGTTGCTACTACGGCAGGTGCTCAAAGTACCGGCTTATTAAAAAAACTTGGAGCTGATATTGTTATTGATTACAAAAACAGTGATTTCGAAAAAATCTTGAGTGATTATGATGCAGTCTTAAATAGTCAGGATCAGAAAACACTCGAAAAATCGCTGCGAATATTAAAACCAGGTGGCAAACTAATTTCTATTTCCGGACCGCCGACACCTGTTTTTGCAAAAGAAATCAAAGCTCCTTGGTTTGTAAAAATTGTCCTGTCATTACTAAGTTCTAGTATCCGTAAAAAAGCAAAACATAAAAACGTAGACTATTCTTTTTTGTTTATGAAAGCAGATGGGGAGCAGTTAAGTGAAATTACCAAACTTATCGAGTCTGGTGTAATCAAACCTATTGTTGATAAAATTTTTCCTTTCGAAAAAACAAACGATGCGTTGTCTTATGTAGAAAGCGGAAGGGCTAAAGGAAAAGTTGTCATTAAAATAAAATAA
- a CDS encoding substrate-binding domain-containing protein gives MYKFLKYTLILFIVSLGLISCKQKLSDKIKVGFSQAMTTDDWRKQMNSSMKIEASLRPEVDLTIKDANNSIEKQIEDIEGFISNKADVIIVSPIQSKPLTAVVEKSIKAGIPVLIVDRKIEGENYTAYLGADNIEIGRIAARYIISHGKGSGKIIEITGANGSSPAYERSLGFDQIIKENKRFKIEKIIFGDWEKESVKAPLKAILLQNPDIEYIFAHNDRMALSAWETAKTAGLEKKIKFIGVDGLNTVNGGIELVKNGVLDGTVLYPTGGNEALKLALKMYYKEAVAKNNILNTIVIDKNNAEIIENQMDKVDQQQTVIESQQGAIKVQEREYASQNNLVRLLSFFLVIILSLTIYSIYSTISISKKKKQLEKINQTVIDQNNEIQEMAQLATKSNEAKLNFFTGLSHEFKTPITLIMSYVESLIENEKIKGTALIDEVKLIHKNSNRLLRLINQLLDFRKIEEQKFTLRASSTKIYDFTNEVMANFKGEAARRNIDFQLSCKNKNLELFIDRGLMDKVYFNLLSNAFKFTPDNGKISISIVENQDNTVQIHFKDSGIGIPDDELSNVFDPFFRASNNNKNSSGIGLHLSKEFVLLHQGIIELKSKQGSEFVITLLKGSSHLQPGEIIQKAENLTSIPNLITDNLNIEPDLKESNTISDAEKHTLLIIEDNVDLVNFLKAKLSNEYVVYNSDGSDAIQKALEIIPDIIICDINLVDKDGYEISKELKKDLRSSHIPIIILTAQSNKESVLKGLQSGVDQYLTKPFSLSILKQSISSLLFNREKLRYYYTNNIYRVEPESKFGNQEQSFITKMNDIIKKNVENPKFSVEDLADKLGVSRVQLYRKVKAIIGINISDHINNVKLEKAAELLKLNNMNISEIAYSLGFSSPNYFSTAFKNKFGISPKEYKSSN, from the coding sequence ATGTATAAATTTCTAAAATATACTTTGATACTTTTTATAGTGTCATTAGGTCTAATCTCCTGTAAACAAAAACTGAGTGATAAAATAAAAGTTGGATTTTCTCAGGCCATGACTACTGATGACTGGCGTAAGCAGATGAACAGCTCAATGAAAATTGAAGCCTCATTACGGCCTGAAGTCGATCTGACTATAAAAGATGCCAATAACAGCATAGAGAAGCAAATAGAAGATATTGAAGGATTCATATCTAATAAAGCAGATGTCATTATTGTATCCCCAATCCAGTCTAAACCTTTGACGGCAGTTGTAGAAAAATCAATAAAAGCCGGAATTCCTGTTCTTATTGTAGACCGGAAAATTGAAGGAGAAAACTATACTGCTTATCTTGGAGCTGATAATATTGAAATTGGCAGAATTGCAGCGCGATATATTATTTCGCACGGTAAAGGTTCAGGTAAGATTATAGAAATAACAGGAGCAAACGGTTCTTCACCAGCGTATGAGCGTAGTTTAGGGTTTGATCAGATTATCAAAGAAAATAAACGTTTCAAAATTGAAAAAATCATATTTGGTGATTGGGAAAAAGAGTCAGTTAAAGCGCCCCTAAAAGCGATTCTTTTGCAAAATCCTGATATCGAATATATTTTTGCCCATAATGACCGTATGGCTTTAAGTGCCTGGGAAACTGCCAAAACTGCAGGACTGGAAAAGAAAATTAAATTTATTGGTGTTGACGGACTCAACACAGTGAATGGGGGAATAGAATTGGTTAAAAACGGAGTTTTAGACGGAACAGTGCTGTATCCGACAGGAGGAAATGAAGCATTGAAACTGGCTTTAAAAATGTATTATAAAGAAGCAGTTGCAAAAAATAACATACTCAATACAATCGTAATAGATAAGAATAATGCTGAAATTATCGAAAATCAAATGGATAAAGTCGATCAGCAGCAGACAGTTATTGAGTCTCAGCAGGGAGCAATAAAAGTTCAGGAAAGAGAATATGCTTCGCAGAACAATCTGGTTCGATTATTGAGTTTTTTCTTAGTGATTATTTTGAGTCTGACTATCTACAGCATTTATTCAACTATTTCTATTTCAAAGAAGAAAAAACAGCTTGAAAAAATTAATCAGACTGTTATTGACCAGAATAATGAAATTCAGGAAATGGCTCAGCTTGCGACTAAAAGCAATGAAGCAAAACTGAATTTCTTTACAGGACTTTCACATGAATTTAAAACTCCTATAACTTTGATTATGAGTTATGTAGAGTCGCTGATTGAAAATGAAAAAATTAAGGGAACTGCCCTTATCGATGAAGTAAAACTAATTCATAAAAACTCAAACAGATTATTGCGTTTGATCAATCAGTTATTGGATTTCAGGAAAATTGAAGAGCAAAAATTTACCCTTAGGGCTTCCAGTACAAAAATTTACGATTTCACAAATGAAGTCATGGCTAATTTTAAAGGCGAAGCTGCCAGAAGAAATATTGATTTTCAATTAAGCTGTAAAAACAAAAATCTGGAACTCTTTATTGATCGCGGTTTAATGGACAAAGTATATTTCAATTTGCTGTCAAATGCTTTTAAATTTACGCCCGATAATGGTAAAATTAGTATTTCAATTGTCGAAAATCAGGATAATACAGTACAGATCCATTTTAAAGATTCCGGAATTGGAATCCCTGATGATGAACTTTCAAATGTTTTTGATCCATTTTTCAGGGCTTCAAATAATAATAAAAACAGTTCAGGCATTGGATTGCATTTATCAAAAGAGTTTGTGCTTTTGCATCAAGGAATAATCGAACTGAAATCTAAGCAGGGCAGTGAATTTGTCATTACATTATTAAAAGGAAGCAGTCATTTACAGCCTGGTGAAATTATTCAAAAAGCCGAAAACCTAACCAGTATTCCAAACTTAATTACTGATAATTTAAATATAGAACCCGATTTAAAAGAATCAAACACCATTTCTGATGCTGAGAAACACACTCTACTAATCATAGAAGACAATGTAGATTTGGTTAACTTTTTAAAAGCAAAACTGTCCAATGAATATGTAGTGTATAATTCTGATGGAAGCGATGCGATTCAAAAAGCATTAGAAATTATTCCGGATATTATAATCTGTGATATTAATTTAGTAGATAAAGATGGTTACGAGATTAGTAAAGAATTGAAGAAAGATCTTCGTTCTTCTCATATTCCAATTATTATTTTAACTGCGCAGAGTAATAAAGAATCTGTTTTGAAAGGATTGCAAAGCGGAGTAGACCAGTATCTTACGAAGCCTTTCAGTCTTTCTATTTTGAAACAATCTATATCAAGCTTGCTTTTTAATAGAGAGAAACTTCGTTATTATTATACTAATAATATTTATCGTGTTGAGCCTGAATCGAAATTTGGCAATCAGGAACAATCCTTTATTACCAAAATGAATGATATTATTAAAAAGAATGTCGAAAATCCTAAATTCTCTGTTGAAGATTTAGCCGATAAACTTGGAGTTTCCAGAGTTCAGCTGTATCGAAAAGTAAAAGCAATTATCGGAATTAATATCAGCGACCATATTAATAATGTAAAATTAGAGAAGGCGGCAGAGCTTTTAAAGTTAAATAATATGAATATTTCTGAAATTGCTTACTCGCTGGGATTCTCTTCTCCCAATTATTTTTCTACAGCTTTTAAGAATAAATTTGGAATTTCACCAAAGGAATACAAATCCTCAAATTAA
- a CDS encoding sugar porter family MFS transporter, whose product MNKILIWSVTAALAGFLFGFDTVVISGADKQLQLLWHSSDAFHGSVVMAMALWGTVVGAIFGGIPTNKIGRKKTLFWIGILYFISAVGAAFANDPYVFAAFRFIGGLGVGASTIAAPAYVSEIAPAEKRGRLVALYQFNIVLGILIAFISNYFLKDIGENAWRWMVGVQAIPSVVYILFIITIPESPRWLLSRNRDEEARKVLLKIDPSASLSSIMDDSRENGVTKHENIFMKKYRFPLILAFLIAFFNQFSGINAFLYYAPRIFEEAGLGQNTALLSSIGIGITNLIFTLIGVALIDRLGRKLLMYIGSIGYIISLGLVSASFYYNWGGLSVPIFLFLFIASHAIGQGAVIWVFISEIFPNHIRASGQAFGSSVHWVLAAIIPSLIPMLFSEIGPDAVFLIFTLMMVLQLLFVIFMMPETKGISLEVLSENLTKKNIKKNEIKETSAAGIL is encoded by the coding sequence ATGAACAAGATATTGATTTGGTCTGTTACTGCTGCACTGGCAGGTTTTCTATTCGGTTTTGATACCGTAGTTATTTCTGGAGCTGATAAACAACTACAGCTTCTCTGGCATTCATCTGATGCTTTTCATGGATCTGTTGTTATGGCAATGGCACTGTGGGGAACAGTCGTAGGTGCTATTTTTGGAGGAATCCCAACCAATAAAATAGGACGTAAAAAAACCCTGTTTTGGATCGGAATTTTATATTTCATTTCTGCAGTTGGTGCTGCTTTTGCCAATGATCCTTATGTTTTTGCTGCTTTTAGGTTTATTGGAGGTTTGGGTGTTGGGGCTTCAACCATTGCTGCTCCGGCGTACGTTTCAGAAATTGCTCCAGCTGAAAAACGAGGGAGATTGGTTGCTTTGTATCAGTTTAATATTGTTCTGGGTATTTTAATCGCGTTTATATCTAATTATTTTTTAAAAGACATTGGAGAAAATGCTTGGCGCTGGATGGTTGGGGTTCAGGCTATTCCGTCTGTTGTTTATATTCTTTTTATCATAACAATTCCAGAAAGTCCAAGATGGCTCCTGTCCAGAAACCGTGATGAAGAAGCCCGTAAAGTACTCCTTAAAATCGATCCCTCGGCCTCTCTTTCTTCCATTATGGATGATTCCAGAGAAAATGGAGTGACGAAACATGAAAATATATTCATGAAGAAATACCGTTTCCCTTTAATCCTAGCTTTTTTAATTGCTTTTTTCAATCAGTTTTCAGGAATCAATGCTTTTTTATATTATGCACCCAGAATTTTTGAAGAAGCAGGTTTAGGACAGAACACGGCTTTATTAAGCAGTATCGGCATTGGGATCACCAATCTTATATTTACTTTAATTGGAGTAGCATTAATTGACAGATTAGGAAGGAAGTTGTTAATGTATATTGGTTCTATTGGATATATCATATCTTTAGGATTAGTTTCTGCTTCATTTTATTACAATTGGGGAGGATTATCAGTACCCATTTTTCTTTTCCTGTTTATAGCTTCACACGCCATCGGTCAGGGAGCAGTTATCTGGGTTTTCATCTCAGAAATTTTTCCAAATCATATCCGTGCATCGGGACAGGCATTTGGAAGTTCAGTGCATTGGGTTCTGGCAGCGATTATTCCGTCTTTAATTCCAATGTTGTTTTCAGAAATAGGACCAGATGCCGTATTCTTAATTTTTACACTAATGATGGTATTACAGCTCCTGTTCGTAATTTTTATGATGCCGGAAACTAAAGGAATCTCTTTAGAAGTATTAAGCGAAAATCTAACCAAAAAAAATATCAAAAAAAATGAAATCAAAGAAACATCTGCCGCTGGCATTCTATAG
- a CDS encoding glycoside hydrolase family 32 protein: protein MKSKKHLPLAFYSAILLSAGGFIPYSAVAQTTAVSVSASAEEQMYRPNFHFTPKKGWMNDPNGMFYADGKYHLFYQHFPDGNKWGPMHWGHAVSKDLIQWEELPIAIYPDKDKYIFSGSAVVDINNTSGLGIENTAPIVAVYTLHDMTKEKENKIDVEQQDIAFSNDNGFTWQKFEEGNPVVRNPGIRDFRDPKVTWDKTHKQWIMVLAAQDRSQFYKSKDLKSWQYLSDFGKNIGAHGGVWECPDFFEIKVQGTNETKWVLIQSLNPGGANGGSGTQYFIGDFDGTAFTLDPNFAKRIEQEKAVWIDYGKDNYAGVTWNNIPNSDGRRLFIGWMSNWDYAQDVPTNVWRSSTTIAREIQLIKKGNEFSLISIPVKEINKYISKTIKGKSLKGKGNLSIPEAAKVDLTKAIIDFKLKNIKQDTYIFMLSNDKGESLTFGINNKAHYLFVDRSKSGKNDFSEKFAATITKASLGGSQKEGAFKIILDKTSIEIFYNNGEKVITEIFFPQQPFTSLSVSSKQTIELNNLVINQLNKN, encoded by the coding sequence ATGAAATCAAAGAAACATCTGCCGCTGGCATTCTATAGTGCGATACTCCTTTCAGCAGGGGGATTTATACCGTACTCGGCTGTTGCACAAACAACTGCTGTTTCAGTATCAGCCTCGGCTGAGGAACAAATGTACCGACCTAATTTTCATTTTACACCAAAAAAAGGCTGGATGAATGATCCTAACGGAATGTTCTATGCAGATGGGAAATATCATTTATTCTACCAGCATTTTCCTGATGGAAATAAATGGGGACCAATGCATTGGGGGCATGCGGTCAGTAAAGATCTGATTCAATGGGAAGAATTGCCTATCGCAATTTACCCAGATAAGGATAAATATATTTTCTCAGGAAGTGCTGTTGTAGATATAAATAATACATCAGGTTTAGGTATCGAAAATACGGCGCCAATTGTAGCGGTTTATACGCTGCATGATATGACAAAGGAAAAAGAAAATAAAATTGATGTTGAGCAGCAGGATATTGCTTTCTCGAATGACAATGGTTTTACATGGCAGAAATTTGAGGAAGGAAATCCTGTCGTAAGAAACCCGGGAATTCGTGATTTTCGTGACCCAAAAGTGACTTGGGATAAAACCCATAAACAATGGATAATGGTTTTAGCAGCGCAGGACCGTTCCCAATTTTATAAATCCAAAGACTTAAAAAGCTGGCAATATTTATCTGATTTCGGAAAAAATATTGGGGCACATGGAGGTGTTTGGGAATGTCCAGATTTTTTTGAAATAAAAGTGCAGGGTACAAATGAAACCAAATGGGTTTTAATTCAGAGCTTAAATCCAGGAGGTGCAAATGGAGGTTCTGGAACGCAATATTTTATTGGAGATTTTGATGGAACTGCTTTTACATTAGACCCAAATTTTGCCAAAAGAATAGAACAGGAAAAAGCCGTCTGGATAGATTACGGAAAAGATAATTATGCCGGTGTAACATGGAATAATATTCCAAACTCGGACGGGCGAAGATTATTTATCGGCTGGATGTCCAATTGGGATTATGCCCAAGATGTACCGACAAATGTCTGGAGAAGCAGCACTACGATCGCTAGAGAAATTCAGCTAATAAAAAAAGGAAATGAGTTCAGTCTGATTAGCATTCCTGTAAAAGAAATCAATAAATATATTTCTAAAACAATCAAAGGCAAAAGCTTAAAAGGTAAAGGTAATCTTTCTATTCCAGAAGCTGCAAAAGTTGATTTAACTAAGGCAATTATTGATTTTAAGCTAAAAAACATAAAACAGGACACCTACATTTTTATGCTTTCAAATGATAAAGGCGAGTCTTTGACATTCGGAATCAATAATAAAGCTCATTATTTATTTGTGGACCGTTCAAAGTCTGGAAAAAATGATTTCTCAGAAAAATTTGCTGCAACGATTACCAAAGCATCTTTAGGCGGCAGTCAAAAAGAGGGTGCTTTTAAAATTATTCTGGATAAAACATCTATTGAAATATTTTACAATAATGGCGAAAAAGTTATAACCGAAATCTTTTTCCCGCAGCAGCCATTTACATCTCTTTCGGTGTCTTCAAAACAGACAATAGAATTAAACAACCTCGTAATTAACCAATTAAATAAAAACTAA